One genomic window of Panicum hallii strain FIL2 chromosome 6, PHallii_v3.1, whole genome shotgun sequence includes the following:
- the LOC112896178 gene encoding uncharacterized protein LOC112896178, with the protein MAATGPAAAGWPERLGDPRGSLPHRPPPPRAAEGRRGGDAGKAEAEAAGDGIRSTSRGGAVARSGVVALAGPDADAAGVAGASAGDSAAGVVDAPREGSGGGEVGSKRSSFALAAPRAYTPPKRRLVSATRRFPPGCGRGVDASSRLVAAPAPRSDGGSAASPKSAPPPLSIGEAGSVVLPKVSAAVVHRPVPGGGCHGPVAGALRSPEPSRRSLVAAAVSLLDNDPQGGAGRGGEFGSGKQLVPATRLPPKPRTMVSTIRRFPVGCGRVKASQSLNKSADKCLRTESKESSTARGSFGPKKKVVVKDPAHLRLKVASACTMGTINKLDQVVASMLEDDGFLKAIAAYDRKLELKLNVSSIVPSVRCQRQSGTQNADARCKVKMMCMRFRFICRAIVQIVEQSSLKISRIDLAADKVIKKSPGFTQHEPVIGNVPGVEVGDEFLYRVELALVGLHRPYQGGIDTTRDENGVLVAISIVASGCYPDELSSSGELVYTGSGGKYAGKKTDENQQLKRGNLALKNCIQMKTPVRVIHGFKGLSREEGSHSRAKRASAFTYDGLYHVLDCWREGQAGSKVFKYKLQRIPGQPELPHSKTARGS; encoded by the coding sequence ATGGCGGCTACGGGCCCGGCGGCGGCAGGGTGGCCCGAGCGCCTCGGCGACCCCCGCGGCTCTCTTCCTCatcgccctcctcctccgcgcgccgcaGAAGGGCGTCGAGGCGGCGACGCGGggaaggcggaggcggaggcggcgggcgacGGTATCCGGAGCACGTCGCGTGGCGGTGCCGTGGCGAGGAGCGGCGTGGTGGCGCTGGCGGGCCCGGACGCGGACGCGGCGGGCGTCGCGGGTGCTTCAGCCGGCGACAGCGCGGCTGGGGTGGTGGATGCGCCGCGGGAGGGAAGCGGAGGCGGCGAGGTGGGGAGCAAGAGGTCGTCCTTCGCCTtggcggcgccgcgcgcgtaCACGCCGCCCAAACGGAGGCTGGTCTCCGCCACGCGCCGGTTCCCGCCAGGGTGCGGGAGGGGCGTCGACGCCAGTTCACGGCTCgtggccgcgcccgcgccccgctccGACGGTGGTTCTGCTGCGTCGCCTAagtcggctcctcctcctctctcgaTCGGCGaggctggttctgttgtgctgcCGAAGGTGTCTGCTGCAGTTGTTCACCGTCCGGTTCCGGGCGGCGGTTGTCACGGTCCAGTTGCTGGGGCGCTGAGATCACCAGAGCCTTCCCGCCGGAGTctcgttgctgctgcagttaGTTTGCTGGACAATGATCCACAAGGTGGTGCAGGGAGGGGTGGTGAATTTGGGAGCGGCAAGCAGTTGGTACCAGCCACTCGGTTGCCACCGAAACCGAGGACGATGGTCTCCACCATCCGACGCTTCCCGGTCGGGTGCGGGAGGGTCAAAGCGTCGCAATCTCTCAACAAGTCTGCAGACAAGTGCCTCCGGACAGAGAGCAAGGAGTCTTCCACGGCTAGGGGCTCCTTTGGTCCCAAGAAGAAGGTGGTTGTAAAAGATCCAGCTCATCTTCGGCTGAAGGTTGCCTCTGCATGCACAATGGGCACCATCAATAAACTGGATCAAGTGGTGGCTTCCATGTTGGAAGATGATGGCTTCTTGAAGGCAATAGCTGCTTATGACAGAAAGCTTGAACTGAAGCTCAATGTTTCATCAATTGTTCCTTCTGTGAGGTGCCAAAGGCAATCTGGAACCCAGAATGCGGATGCCAGGTGTAAAGTCAAGATGATGTGCATGAGGTTCCGGTTTATATGCAGGGCTATAGTACAAATTGTGGAACAGAGCTCGCTGAAGATTAGTAGAATTGACCTTGCAGCTGATAAAGTGATCAAGAAATCGCCAGGATTTACCCAACATGAGCCTGTCATTGGAAACGTTCCTGGAGTTGAAGTTGGTGATGAATTCCTGTACAGGGTTGAGCTGGCCCTTGTTGGTCTCCACCGACCGTACCAGGGAGGCATTGACACCACCAGGGATGAAAATGGTGTGCTTGTTGCAATCAGCATTGTTGCTTCTGGATGTTATCCTGATGAGCTATCAAGCTCGGGTGAATTAGTATATACTGGTTCTGGAGGAAAGTATGCTGGTAAGAAGACTGATGAGAATCAACAGCTTAAGAGGGGTAACCTAGCCTTGAAGAACTGCATCCAAATGAAGACTCCTGTCAGGGTGATTCACGGCTTTAAAGGTTTGAGTAGAGAAGAAGGCAGTCATTCAAGGGCCAAAAGAGCTTCAGCTTTCACATATGATGGTCTGTACCATGTTTTGGATTGCTGGAGAGAAGGTCAGGCAGGTTCTAAGGTGTTCAAGTACAAGTTACAAAGGATTCCTGGGCAACCAGAATTGCCCCACAGCAAAACTGCCCGCGGCAGCTAA
- the LOC112896180 gene encoding pre-mRNA cleavage factor Im 25 kDa subunit 1-like isoform X2 produces MGLEMEAVAAAAPAAAREQGVEIYPLSRYYFGAKDAAAAPRGLETAADRALRLKANFAANGLRTSVHGVLLVRNSSFVLPGGRLRPGEEDVQGLKRKLSSKLSVLDDGEAIAEEEEDDWQVGECIGMWWRSEFEAIPFPYMPPSFRAPKECIKLFLIRLPMSRQFVVPRNMKLLAVPLSQIHNNAQVYGPVISGIPNLLSKFSLNVISD; encoded by the exons ATGGGGCTCGAGATGGAGGCTGTGGCCGCGGCTGCGCCTGCGGCGGCGAGGGAGCAGGGGGTGGAGATATACCCGCTCAGCCGCTACTACTTCGGCGCcaaggacgccgccgccgcgccccgcggcCTGGAGACGGCCGCCGACCGCGCGCTCCGCCTCAAGGCCAA CTTCGCCGCCAACGGGCTCCGCACCAGCGTCCATGGCGTCCTCCTG GTCCGGAACTCCTCCTTCGTGCTCCCGGGAGGCCGTCTCAGGCCCGGCGAGGAAG ATGTCCAAGGGCTCAAGCGCAAGCTCTCGAGCAAGCTGTCCGTCCTCGATGATGGCGAGGCCATtgctgaggaggaggaggatgactGGCAG GTTGGTGAGTGCATTGGGATGTGGTGGAGATCTGAATTTGAGGCCATCCCATTTCCATACATGCCCCCAAGCTTCCGCGCCCCAAAG GAATGCATCAAGCTGTTCCTGATCAGGCTGCCGATGTCCCGGCAGTTCGTCGTGCCGAGGAATATGAAGCTGCTGGCGGTGCCTCTGTCCCAGATCCACAACAACGCACAG GTTTATGGCCCGGTCATATCTGGGATCCCGAACCTGCTGTCCAAGTTCTCCTTGAACGTCATCAGTGACTGA
- the LOC112896180 gene encoding pre-mRNA cleavage factor Im 25 kDa subunit 1-like isoform X1, with product MGLEMEAVAAAAPAAAREQGVEIYPLSRYYFGAKDAAAAPRGLETAADRALRLKANFAANGLRTSVHGVLLVELFDHPHVLLLQVRNSSFVLPGGRLRPGEEDVQGLKRKLSSKLSVLDDGEAIAEEEEDDWQVGECIGMWWRSEFEAIPFPYMPPSFRAPKECIKLFLIRLPMSRQFVVPRNMKLLAVPLSQIHNNAQVYGPVISGIPNLLSKFSLNVISD from the exons ATGGGGCTCGAGATGGAGGCTGTGGCCGCGGCTGCGCCTGCGGCGGCGAGGGAGCAGGGGGTGGAGATATACCCGCTCAGCCGCTACTACTTCGGCGCcaaggacgccgccgccgcgccccgcggcCTGGAGACGGCCGCCGACCGCGCGCTCCGCCTCAAGGCCAA CTTCGCCGCCAACGGGCTCCGCACCAGCGTCCATGGCGTCCTCCTG GTGGAGCTGTTCGATCACCCGCACGTGTTGCTGCTGCAGGTCCGGAACTCCTCCTTCGTGCTCCCGGGAGGCCGTCTCAGGCCCGGCGAGGAAG ATGTCCAAGGGCTCAAGCGCAAGCTCTCGAGCAAGCTGTCCGTCCTCGATGATGGCGAGGCCATtgctgaggaggaggaggatgactGGCAG GTTGGTGAGTGCATTGGGATGTGGTGGAGATCTGAATTTGAGGCCATCCCATTTCCATACATGCCCCCAAGCTTCCGCGCCCCAAAG GAATGCATCAAGCTGTTCCTGATCAGGCTGCCGATGTCCCGGCAGTTCGTCGTGCCGAGGAATATGAAGCTGCTGGCGGTGCCTCTGTCCCAGATCCACAACAACGCACAG GTTTATGGCCCGGTCATATCTGGGATCCCGAACCTGCTGTCCAAGTTCTCCTTGAACGTCATCAGTGACTGA